From Synechococcus sp. A10-1-5-1, a single genomic window includes:
- a CDS encoding TVP38/TMEM64 family protein yields MLLGVLILSGFVGVTLLAQAHLMPPIRQAVEAMGVWAPLGIMLLRGLSIVLPALPSTAYSLLAGALLGFKTGFLTIAVTDLIACLIAFSLARYWGRGPVRRLVGDKAMSVVERFSGSRLESNFFLMTGLLMTGFFDFVSYGLGLAGTSLQRFMPALVLSVVASDLPIVALGAGVFDGGKTTLVASIVGVFLLALVQGKVRRRFAALKQLKG; encoded by the coding sequence GTGCTGCTTGGAGTCTTAATCCTCTCGGGGTTTGTCGGCGTAACGCTGTTGGCTCAGGCCCACCTCATGCCTCCGATCCGGCAGGCGGTAGAGGCGATGGGGGTTTGGGCTCCCCTCGGGATCATGCTTCTTCGCGGATTGAGTATTGTTTTGCCTGCTTTGCCGAGCACGGCCTACTCGCTCTTGGCTGGGGCTCTGCTTGGATTTAAGACTGGTTTTTTAACGATTGCAGTCACCGATCTCATTGCGTGCCTGATTGCCTTTTCGCTGGCTCGTTATTGGGGAAGAGGGCCTGTTCGTCGGTTGGTTGGGGATAAGGCGATGTCGGTTGTTGAGCGTTTTAGTGGGTCCAGGCTCGAGTCCAATTTCTTTTTGATGACGGGTCTTTTGATGACCGGATTCTTTGATTTTGTGAGTTATGGCTTGGGTCTGGCGGGGACATCGCTGCAGCGTTTCATGCCCGCCTTGGTTTTGAGCGTTGTGGCCAGTGATCTGCCGATCGTGGCCCTTGGTGCGGGCGTCTTTGATGGTGGGAAGACAACTCTGGTTGCTTCGATTGTGGGTGTTTTTCTGTTGGCTTTGGTGCAGGGCAAGGTTCGCCGCCGGTTTGCTGCGCTGAAACAGCTCAAGGGTTGA
- the mqo gene encoding malate dehydrogenase (quinone): protein MSERCDALLVGAGIMGATLANLLRQLDPGLKVVVLERLPQLGCESSGPMNNAGTGHAANCELNYTPEASDGSIPTGKALAINASFERSLEFWSSLVEGQQLSDPAGFIRAVPHLSFVWGQGNVDYLRRRFEALQGAPQFADMAWSTDPEQLREWMPLVMAGRRLDQPLAATRVARGTDVNFGALTRELLQGMDLRLGQEVLGLERGGAGWRVQTSSGELEAPFVFLGAGGGSLPLLQRSGIPEARVYGAFPVSGQWLVCRNPAVIEAHNAKVYGKAAVGAPPMSVPHLDTRWIDGQRALLFGPYAGFSTRFLRQGSLLDLGRSIKPYNLLPTLQVGAKNFDLVRYLVGQVVQRPKQRIDSLRDFLPQVNANDWELAVAGQRVQIIKQVNGRGSLQMGTEVVSSADGSLAALLGASPGASTAVDTMLQVLQRCMGERLASEAWQQKLKALIPSWGEELGASAERLGQIRQRSNGLLGLGA from the coding sequence ATGAGTGAACGCTGTGATGCCCTCTTGGTGGGTGCCGGGATCATGGGCGCCACCCTGGCGAACCTGCTTCGGCAGCTCGATCCGGGCCTGAAGGTGGTGGTGCTGGAGCGGCTCCCGCAGCTGGGTTGCGAAAGCAGCGGACCGATGAATAACGCCGGCACCGGGCATGCCGCCAACTGCGAGCTCAACTACACCCCTGAGGCGTCCGACGGCTCGATTCCAACGGGCAAGGCCCTGGCGATCAATGCCTCCTTTGAGCGCAGCCTCGAGTTCTGGAGCTCCTTGGTCGAGGGCCAGCAGCTCAGCGATCCCGCCGGATTCATTCGTGCGGTTCCTCACCTGAGCTTTGTCTGGGGTCAGGGGAATGTCGATTACCTGCGCCGCCGCTTTGAGGCCCTGCAGGGAGCGCCCCAGTTCGCCGACATGGCCTGGAGCACCGATCCGGAACAACTGCGGGAGTGGATGCCCTTGGTGATGGCGGGCCGTCGCCTCGATCAACCCCTGGCGGCTACCCGCGTGGCCCGCGGCACCGATGTGAATTTCGGGGCGCTGACCCGGGAGCTACTCCAGGGCATGGATCTGCGCCTGGGCCAGGAGGTGCTGGGCCTGGAGCGGGGCGGTGCCGGTTGGCGAGTCCAGACCAGCTCCGGGGAGCTGGAGGCTCCATTTGTGTTTTTGGGGGCTGGGGGCGGCAGCCTGCCGCTGCTGCAGCGTTCAGGCATCCCCGAGGCGCGGGTCTACGGCGCCTTTCCGGTCAGCGGCCAATGGTTGGTCTGCCGCAATCCGGCGGTGATTGAGGCCCACAACGCCAAGGTCTACGGCAAGGCGGCGGTTGGCGCTCCGCCGATGTCGGTGCCTCACCTCGACACCCGCTGGATTGATGGCCAGCGGGCGCTGCTCTTTGGTCCCTATGCCGGCTTCAGCACCCGCTTTTTAAGGCAGGGCTCCCTCTTGGACTTGGGCCGCTCCATTAAGCCCTACAACCTGCTGCCGACCCTGCAGGTCGGGGCCAAGAACTTCGATCTGGTCCGCTACCTGGTGGGTCAGGTCGTCCAGCGCCCGAAGCAGCGGATCGACAGCCTGCGGGACTTCCTGCCCCAGGTCAACGCCAATGACTGGGAGCTGGCGGTGGCGGGGCAGCGGGTCCAGATCATTAAGCAGGTCAACGGCCGCGGCAGCCTTCAGATGGGCACCGAGGTGGTGAGCAGTGCCGATGGCTCCCTGGCCGCCCTGCTGGGTGCCTCCCCCGGTGCCTCGACGGCGGTGGACACGATGCTGCAGGTGTTGCAGCGCTGCATGGGAGAGCGCTTGGCCAGTGAGGCCTGGCAGCAGAAGCTCAAGGCGTTGATCCCCTCCTGGGGTGAGGAGCTGGGGGCCAGTGCCGAGCGACTGGGTCAGATCCGTCAGCGCAGCAATGGACTGTTGGGCCTGGGCGCTTAG
- a CDS encoding epimerase, whose translation MATTRDRSRFEALKNLGVTPALLNIASDQADFSFIDQLDGLLISVAPTRKDESYEEVFSKGISNLVQALRQRPEQKPLHITYISTVGVFGDQGGQTVSEGSPLDISHPINRLLINAELALQGLQGGNTTICTLRLGGIYGPGRDMVSLVKDAAGQRIARDGDHIPAWTHLDDITRGVQFAWDRDLNGTFNLVDDMRLSRRELSNAICEHIGLPPVIWCGAPRGARVVNAVVSNAKIKRQGFSFHSPSMLHRQTLQRSDLSPRVKAHS comes from the coding sequence TTGGCGACCACCCGAGATCGGTCTCGCTTTGAAGCACTGAAAAACCTGGGTGTTACGCCAGCGCTGCTCAACATCGCCTCTGACCAGGCGGACTTCAGCTTCATCGACCAACTCGACGGCCTCCTGATCAGCGTTGCGCCAACACGGAAAGACGAGAGCTACGAGGAGGTTTTCTCCAAGGGAATCAGCAACCTGGTTCAGGCTCTTCGGCAGCGTCCAGAGCAGAAACCACTGCACATCACCTACATCAGCACAGTTGGGGTTTTTGGAGACCAGGGCGGTCAAACCGTGAGCGAAGGATCGCCGCTTGACATCAGCCATCCCATCAACCGCCTACTGATCAACGCTGAGCTGGCGCTTCAAGGGCTTCAGGGTGGCAACACAACCATCTGCACTCTCCGCCTAGGAGGCATCTATGGCCCTGGCCGTGACATGGTCTCACTCGTCAAGGACGCCGCTGGTCAACGCATCGCTCGCGATGGTGATCACATTCCGGCCTGGACTCACCTTGACGACATCACCCGAGGCGTTCAATTTGCCTGGGATCGCGATTTAAACGGCACCTTCAACTTGGTCGATGACATGCGCCTGAGCAGAAGGGAGCTCTCCAATGCCATTTGCGAACACATTGGCCTACCCCCTGTGATTTGGTGCGGTGCACCACGGGGTGCTCGCGTGGTCAACGCTGTGGTCTCCAACGCAAAAATCAAGCGCCAAGGCTTTTCTTTTCACTCTCCATCGATGTTGCACCGACAGACATTGCAGAGGTCAGACCTCAGCCCACGGGTGAAAGCGCATTCCTGA
- a CDS encoding DnaJ C-terminal domain-containing protein codes for MSANGYRDYFKVLGVERGADADTIKKAFRKLARQYHPDVNPGDQGAEAKFKEVSEAYEVLSDPDKRRRYEQFGQYWSQAGAGPGPGGVDVDFGRYGNFDDFINDLLGRFGGPGGGAGGFPGGGFGGAPGGFSGFGSGFPGGFPGGPGRQAAPVNLDAEASISLSFSEAFRGCERTLAVNDERVQVRIPAGVKPGSRLRLKGKGNLQPGTGRRGDLYLTLQVQDHPVWTLDGDQLKADLPLSLDELALGGEVRVATPDGEATVTVPPAMAVGRSLRLKGKGWPAKGGRGDLLLSLSLKQPARYSDQERQLLEQLRAARSSDPRADWITAARL; via the coding sequence ATGAGCGCCAACGGTTACCGCGACTATTTCAAAGTTCTGGGCGTTGAGCGTGGTGCCGATGCGGACACGATCAAAAAGGCCTTCCGCAAGTTGGCGCGCCAGTACCACCCGGATGTGAACCCCGGGGATCAGGGCGCTGAGGCGAAGTTCAAGGAAGTCAGCGAGGCTTACGAGGTCCTCTCGGATCCCGATAAGCGCCGGCGTTACGAGCAATTTGGGCAGTACTGGAGTCAGGCGGGTGCGGGCCCGGGCCCCGGCGGCGTGGATGTTGATTTTGGCCGCTACGGCAATTTCGACGACTTCATCAATGACCTCCTCGGCCGCTTCGGGGGGCCTGGGGGCGGAGCTGGTGGATTCCCCGGCGGTGGATTTGGTGGAGCCCCCGGCGGCTTCAGTGGATTTGGTTCTGGTTTCCCCGGCGGCTTCCCCGGCGGCCCCGGTCGTCAGGCCGCGCCGGTGAATCTCGATGCCGAGGCCAGCATTTCCCTGTCGTTCTCGGAGGCCTTCCGTGGCTGCGAGCGCACCCTGGCGGTGAATGACGAGCGCGTTCAGGTCCGGATCCCCGCCGGCGTGAAGCCGGGCAGTCGCCTCCGCCTGAAGGGCAAGGGGAACCTGCAGCCTGGAACGGGACGCCGGGGTGATCTCTATCTGACCCTCCAGGTCCAGGACCATCCGGTCTGGACCCTCGATGGAGATCAGCTCAAGGCGGATCTTCCCCTCAGCCTCGATGAGTTGGCCCTTGGTGGGGAGGTGCGTGTGGCCACTCCCGATGGTGAAGCCACCGTGACGGTGCCCCCGGCGATGGCCGTCGGCCGGAGTCTTCGCCTCAAGGGCAAGGGTTGGCCGGCTAAAGGAGGACGTGGTGATCTGCTGCTCAGCCTCAGCTTGAAGCAACCGGCCCGCTACAGCGACCAGGAGCGTCAGCTGCTCGAGCAATTGCGGGCTGCCCGCAGTTCTGATCCACGCGCGGACTGGATTACCGCGGCTCGTCTGTAA
- the rpsN gene encoding 30S ribosomal protein S14, whose amino-acid sequence MAKKSMIARDVKRQKLVDRYAAKRAALMAAFEAAGDPMERLEIHRKIQNLPRNSARVRLRNRCWATGKPRGVYRDFGLCRNQLRERAHKGELPGVVKSSW is encoded by the coding sequence ATGGCGAAGAAGTCGATGATTGCGCGCGACGTCAAGCGCCAAAAGCTTGTGGATCGCTACGCCGCCAAGCGCGCAGCTCTGATGGCCGCCTTCGAAGCTGCTGGCGATCCGATGGAGCGCCTGGAGATCCACCGCAAGATCCAAAACCTGCCCCGCAACAGCGCTCGCGTGCGTCTGCGCAACCGCTGCTGGGCCACCGGCAAGCCCCGTGGTGTGTACCGCGACTTCGGCCTGTGCCGCAACCAACTGCGCGAGCGCGCCCACAAAGGCGAGCTGCCCGGCGTGGTCAAGTCCTCCTGGTGA
- the rseP gene encoding RIP metalloprotease RseP produces MGVLTALAILAGLIVVHEAGHFFAATWQGIRVSGFSVGFGPVLLEKQRRGVQFALRAIPLGGFVSFPDDDEDSSIPLDDPDLLRNRPLHQRALVIAAGVIANLLLAWAVLMAQGTFVGIPAGFSATPGVLVSGVQQGLAAAASGLKAGDRILAVDGLDLGGGQSAVSQLVELVKGAPDQTLLLSAERQGQALELQLTPADLSGIGRIGAQLQPNGSEAFRRPRSPIEVIKQANHDVALLTKRTVDGFVTLVTHFGETAGQVSGPVKIVEMGASLAKQGGSSLFLYTALISINLAVLNALPLPMLDGGQFMLLLLEGLRRKPLPEKFQMAFMQSGFVLLMGLSLVLIVKDTSQLAAVQQLLGR; encoded by the coding sequence ATGGGCGTCCTGACGGCTCTGGCGATCCTGGCCGGCCTGATCGTGGTGCATGAGGCCGGGCACTTCTTCGCTGCGACATGGCAGGGGATCCGCGTCAGCGGATTCTCGGTGGGTTTTGGACCGGTGCTGCTGGAGAAGCAGCGTCGGGGGGTGCAGTTCGCCCTTCGGGCAATCCCCCTGGGGGGCTTTGTCTCCTTTCCCGATGACGACGAAGACAGCTCCATCCCCCTCGATGACCCCGACCTGCTGAGGAATCGCCCCCTGCACCAGCGGGCCCTGGTGATCGCCGCTGGAGTGATCGCCAACCTGCTCTTGGCCTGGGCGGTCCTGATGGCCCAAGGGACCTTCGTCGGCATCCCCGCTGGCTTCAGCGCCACCCCCGGAGTCCTGGTGTCCGGAGTCCAGCAGGGGCTGGCGGCCGCCGCCTCAGGCCTGAAGGCCGGCGATCGGATCCTGGCGGTGGATGGCCTCGACCTCGGGGGCGGGCAGAGCGCCGTCAGCCAACTGGTCGAGCTGGTTAAGGGCGCCCCGGATCAGACCCTGCTTCTGAGCGCCGAGCGCCAAGGCCAAGCCCTGGAACTCCAGCTGACCCCCGCTGACCTAAGCGGCATTGGCCGTATCGGCGCCCAACTGCAGCCCAACGGCAGCGAAGCCTTTCGCCGCCCCCGCAGCCCCATCGAGGTCATCAAACAGGCCAATCACGATGTCGCCCTGCTGACCAAGCGAACGGTCGATGGCTTTGTGACCCTCGTGACCCACTTCGGCGAGACCGCAGGCCAAGTCTCTGGCCCCGTGAAGATCGTCGAGATGGGGGCCTCCCTTGCCAAACAGGGCGGCAGCAGCCTGTTCCTCTACACCGCCTTGATCTCGATCAACTTGGCGGTGCTCAATGCCCTTCCCCTGCCGATGCTCGATGGCGGGCAGTTCATGCTGCTGCTGCTGGAGGGCCTGCGCCGCAAGCCCCTGCCCGAGAAGTTCCAGATGGCCTTCATGCAGTCAGGTTTTGTCCTGCTGATGGGCCTCAGCCTGGTGTTGATCGTCAAGGACACCAGCCAGCTGGCGGCAGTTCAACAGTTGCTGGGACGCTAA
- a CDS encoding polyribonucleotide nucleotidyltransferase, whose product MQGHTQSVSFDGREIRLTTGRFAPQAGGSVMVECGDTSVLVTATRSGGREGIDFLPLICDYEERLYAAGRIPGSFMRRESRPPERATLIARLIDRPMRPLFPSWLRDDLQVVATCMSLDERVPPDVLAVTGASLATLLAKIPFNGPMAAVRVGLLGDDFILNPSYREIERSELDLVVAGTPQGVIMVEAGANQLPEQDVIEAIDFGYEAVCELIKVQQNLLKELGIEQVLPEAQTVDATLPSFLEKECSKGIGEVLKQFTLTKAERDQQLDAIKAQVAEKISGLKDDDAVKVAVSSNGKALGNNYKALTKQLMRAQIVKDGKRVDGRNLDEVRPISAAAGVLPKRVHGSGLFQRGMTQVLSCATLGTPSDAQEMDDLNPSNEKTYLHHYNFPPYSVGETRPMRSPGRREIGHGALAERALIPVLPSKESFPYVLRVVSECLSSNGSTSMGSVCGSTLALMDAGVPLKAPVSGAAMGLIKEGSEVRILTDIQGIEDFLGDMDFKVAGTEKGITALQMDMKITGLEVKTVAEAINQARPARLHILEKMLSAIDKPRDVLSPHAPRLLSFRIDPELIGTVIGPGGRTIKGITERTNTKIDIEDGGIVTIASHDGAAAEEAQRIIEGLTRRVSEGEVFSGAVTRVIPIGAFVEILPGKEGMIHISQLSEARVEKVEDVVKVGDHVTVRVREIDNRGRINLTLRGVPQQDEPAQA is encoded by the coding sequence GTGCAAGGTCACACTCAGTCGGTCTCCTTCGATGGTCGGGAGATCCGACTGACCACAGGTCGGTTCGCCCCGCAGGCCGGGGGTTCCGTGATGGTCGAATGCGGAGATACCTCTGTTCTCGTCACTGCCACCCGCTCCGGCGGCCGTGAGGGCATCGATTTTCTGCCGCTGATTTGCGACTACGAGGAGCGCCTCTACGCCGCTGGTCGCATCCCCGGCAGCTTTATGCGCCGCGAGAGCCGTCCTCCCGAGCGCGCCACCCTGATCGCGCGTCTGATTGACCGCCCGATGCGCCCGCTGTTCCCCAGCTGGCTGCGGGACGACCTGCAGGTCGTCGCCACCTGCATGTCCCTGGATGAGCGGGTTCCGCCCGATGTCCTGGCCGTGACCGGTGCATCACTGGCCACCCTGCTGGCCAAGATCCCCTTCAACGGCCCCATGGCCGCCGTGCGGGTGGGTCTGCTGGGTGATGACTTCATCCTGAACCCCAGCTACCGCGAGATCGAACGCTCCGAGCTCGATCTGGTGGTCGCCGGCACCCCCCAGGGCGTGATCATGGTCGAGGCGGGCGCCAACCAGCTGCCCGAGCAGGACGTCATCGAAGCGATTGACTTCGGTTACGAGGCGGTCTGCGAACTGATCAAGGTCCAGCAGAACCTGCTCAAGGAGCTCGGCATCGAGCAGGTCCTCCCCGAGGCCCAGACCGTCGACGCCACCCTGCCCAGCTTCCTTGAGAAGGAATGCAGCAAAGGCATCGGCGAGGTCCTCAAGCAGTTCACCCTGACCAAGGCCGAGCGCGACCAGCAGCTCGATGCCATCAAGGCCCAGGTGGCCGAGAAGATCAGCGGCCTCAAGGACGACGACGCCGTGAAGGTAGCCGTCAGCAGCAATGGCAAGGCCCTGGGCAACAACTACAAGGCGCTCACCAAACAGCTGATGCGCGCCCAGATCGTCAAGGACGGCAAGCGCGTCGATGGCCGCAACCTCGATGAGGTGCGTCCGATCAGCGCCGCCGCCGGCGTGCTGCCCAAGCGCGTGCATGGCTCCGGTCTGTTCCAGCGCGGCATGACCCAGGTGCTCTCCTGCGCCACCCTCGGCACCCCGAGCGACGCCCAGGAGATGGACGACCTGAACCCGTCCAACGAGAAGACCTACCTCCACCACTACAACTTCCCCCCCTACTCCGTCGGCGAAACCCGCCCGATGCGCAGCCCCGGCCGCCGCGAAATCGGCCACGGCGCCCTGGCGGAGCGGGCCCTGATTCCCGTCCTCCCCAGCAAGGAGAGCTTCCCCTACGTCCTGCGGGTCGTCTCGGAATGCCTGAGCTCCAACGGCTCCACCTCCATGGGTTCGGTCTGCGGCAGCACCCTGGCCCTGATGGATGCCGGCGTGCCCCTGAAGGCCCCCGTGAGCGGTGCCGCCATGGGCCTGATCAAGGAAGGCTCTGAGGTGCGGATCCTCACCGACATCCAGGGCATCGAGGACTTCCTCGGCGACATGGACTTCAAGGTGGCCGGCACCGAGAAGGGCATCACCGCCCTTCAGATGGATATGAAGATCACCGGTCTCGAAGTGAAGACCGTGGCTGAGGCCATCAACCAGGCCCGCCCGGCCCGTCTGCACATCCTCGAGAAGATGCTCTCGGCGATCGACAAGCCCCGCGATGTCCTGAGCCCCCACGCCCCTCGCCTGCTCAGCTTCCGGATCGATCCCGAGCTGATCGGCACCGTGATCGGCCCCGGCGGCCGCACCATCAAGGGCATCACCGAGCGCACCAACACCAAGATCGACATCGAGGACGGCGGCATCGTCACGATCGCCAGCCACGACGGTGCAGCGGCTGAGGAAGCCCAGCGCATCATCGAAGGCCTCACCCGTCGCGTCTCCGAAGGCGAGGTCTTCAGCGGTGCGGTCACCCGCGTGATCCCCATCGGCGCCTTCGTCGAGATCCTGCCCGGTAAGGAAGGCATGATCCACATCTCCCAGCTCAGCGAAGCCCGCGTTGAGAAGGTGGAAGACGTGGTGAAGGTGGGTGACCACGTCACCGTCCGCGTCCGCGAGATCGACAACCGCGGCCGCATCAACCTCACCCTGCGGGGTGTTCCCCAACAGGACGAACCGGCTCAGGCCTGA
- a CDS encoding 3'(2'),5'-bisphosphate nucleotidase CysQ, with the protein MMPAAACFPPGIEEKQLLADLRRLCWGAADILLAYGRGEQPPYGFPKALSVDDGGEGPVSAADLAVNQWLLEGLAKAYPEAGWTLLSEETAKEQLTAGEPLDAEWLWILDPLDGTKDFLQGTGEYAVHLALVHRGEAVLGVVLQPLLEDLWFGLVPQGRAWRENRAGEQQPAQLSSRQALGEMVLVASRNHRDQRLEQLLEALALGDTKAIGSVGGKVATILRGETDVYISLSGKSAPKDWDMAAPEAVLKAAGGAFTHADGEPLRYNTGDVRQAGCLIASHGVSHQELCAKAAEAMGRIDPGFAV; encoded by the coding sequence ATGATGCCCGCCGCTGCCTGCTTTCCCCCTGGCATCGAGGAGAAGCAGCTGTTGGCGGACCTGCGTCGACTCTGCTGGGGTGCTGCGGATATCTTGCTGGCTTATGGCCGCGGTGAGCAGCCCCCCTATGGCTTTCCCAAGGCCCTGAGTGTTGATGACGGGGGCGAGGGCCCCGTCAGTGCGGCGGATCTGGCTGTGAACCAGTGGCTGCTCGAGGGGCTGGCCAAGGCCTATCCCGAGGCCGGTTGGACGCTCCTTAGCGAGGAGACCGCCAAGGAGCAACTCACCGCAGGCGAGCCCCTCGATGCCGAGTGGCTCTGGATCCTGGATCCCCTCGATGGCACCAAGGATTTTCTGCAGGGCACCGGCGAGTACGCCGTGCACCTGGCGCTGGTTCACCGCGGTGAGGCCGTCTTGGGGGTGGTGCTCCAACCGCTGCTGGAGGACCTCTGGTTTGGTCTGGTGCCCCAGGGCCGGGCTTGGAGGGAGAACCGCGCTGGTGAGCAGCAGCCCGCCCAGCTCAGTTCCCGCCAGGCCCTTGGGGAGATGGTGCTGGTGGCCAGCCGCAACCACCGGGACCAGCGGCTGGAGCAGCTACTGGAGGCTCTGGCCCTGGGCGACACCAAGGCCATCGGCAGCGTTGGCGGCAAGGTCGCCACGATCCTGCGTGGCGAGACCGACGTCTACATCTCACTGTCGGGCAAGAGTGCCCCGAAGGACTGGGATATGGCGGCGCCGGAGGCCGTGCTCAAGGCTGCCGGCGGGGCCTTCACCCATGCCGACGGTGAACCGCTCCGCTACAACACCGGCGACGTGCGTCAGGCCGGTTGCCTGATTGCCAGCCACGGCGTCAGCCACCAAGAGCTCTGCGCAAAAGCGGCCGAGGCGATGGGCCGCATCGATCCGGGGTTTGCCGTTTAG
- a CDS encoding class I SAM-dependent methyltransferase, which yields MAIAMTTGYSSQTEGALLCIEAASDWALSCVDSLAGDRHYILIDYGAADGGTAVGLWQKVLDRLHANHPNAHLTLIGNDLPSNDNQALADNLALQIPRPPKPTVLVSARSFYEPSVAPETVSFGFSATAMHWLSASPGPLNTHTHVLASGDDEALQRFKAQAMKDWNHILELRSRELKVGGRLLTVNLSRDEQGLYLGENGGETRNVHDQLHEIWRGMAEEKLISEEQYRSGTVNNFYKSPEEFMAPLKDPNSPAHRNGLRLVDQRTVYVKCPYRRRWKENGDTAAFAAGLMATIRSWSRHSFANAAGTQAADMVYQRLEKRIAEAPDEWSLDYVEHHQMMERVG from the coding sequence ATGGCCATTGCGATGACCACGGGCTACAGCTCACAGACTGAGGGGGCTCTGCTTTGCATTGAAGCTGCTTCTGACTGGGCATTGAGCTGTGTGGACAGCCTGGCGGGCGATCGCCATTACATCCTGATCGACTACGGCGCTGCCGACGGAGGAACGGCCGTCGGGCTCTGGCAAAAGGTGCTGGACCGGCTTCATGCCAACCACCCCAATGCACACCTCACGCTGATCGGCAACGATCTACCCAGCAACGACAACCAAGCACTCGCAGACAACCTGGCCCTGCAAATCCCAAGGCCACCCAAGCCGACGGTGCTCGTGAGTGCCCGCAGTTTTTATGAACCATCCGTCGCCCCTGAGACGGTCAGTTTTGGCTTTTCAGCCACGGCAATGCACTGGCTGAGTGCCTCGCCGGGGCCCCTCAACACCCACACACACGTCTTGGCCTCAGGAGATGACGAAGCTCTCCAGCGCTTCAAGGCCCAAGCCATGAAGGACTGGAATCACATCCTTGAGCTCCGCAGCCGCGAGCTCAAGGTCGGGGGGCGCTTGCTAACGGTCAACCTCTCGCGCGATGAGCAGGGGCTCTACCTCGGAGAGAACGGAGGTGAAACCAGGAATGTTCACGACCAACTTCACGAGATCTGGCGAGGTATGGCCGAAGAGAAGCTGATCAGCGAGGAGCAGTACCGCAGCGGCACGGTCAACAACTTCTACAAGTCCCCCGAGGAATTCATGGCTCCTCTGAAGGATCCCAACTCTCCCGCCCATCGAAATGGGCTGCGACTCGTCGACCAACGCACCGTCTATGTGAAGTGCCCGTACCGGCGCCGGTGGAAAGAGAACGGTGATACGGCCGCCTTCGCAGCGGGACTCATGGCGACCATTCGCAGCTGGAGTCGCCACAGCTTCGCCAACGCGGCCGGTACTCAAGCCGCTGACATGGTTTACCAGCGATTGGAGAAACGCATCGCGGAAGCACCGGATGAGTGGAGCCTCGACTACGTCGAGCACCACCAAATGATGGAGCGCGTGGGCTGA
- the rsmI gene encoding 16S rRNA (cytidine(1402)-2'-O)-methyltransferase, which yields MQGAEPAAGVLYLVGTPIGNTGDLSPRAKTVLAGADRIACEDTRRSGLLLHNLGIKNRLVSFHEHNQATRIPELLEALESGEAIAVISDAGLPGISDPGEELVAAARSQGRTVICVPGPCAATTALVSSGLPCGRFCFEGFLPPKATARRARLQALAQEERTLVFYEAPHRLLAVLEDLLELLGDRPVAVTRELTKRHEEQVGPTLTVALEHFRQHPPQGEFTLVLDGAEINAAERPSDADLRKQLQALVSGGLSSNDAARQLARSTGIAKRELYALLHQDDDTP from the coding sequence ATGCAGGGCGCCGAACCCGCTGCAGGCGTGCTCTACCTGGTGGGCACACCGATCGGGAACACCGGAGATCTCTCCCCCCGGGCCAAAACCGTGCTGGCCGGGGCAGATCGGATCGCCTGCGAAGACACCCGCCGCAGCGGCCTGCTGCTGCACAACCTGGGCATCAAGAACCGTTTGGTGAGCTTCCACGAGCACAACCAAGCCACCCGGATCCCGGAATTATTGGAGGCCTTGGAGAGCGGAGAGGCAATTGCTGTCATCAGCGACGCCGGCCTACCAGGCATCTCCGACCCCGGCGAGGAACTGGTGGCGGCAGCCCGCAGCCAAGGGCGCACCGTGATCTGCGTGCCCGGGCCCTGTGCCGCCACCACCGCCCTAGTGAGCAGTGGGCTGCCCTGCGGACGCTTCTGCTTTGAAGGCTTCCTGCCGCCCAAAGCCACAGCACGCCGGGCGCGGCTCCAGGCCTTGGCTCAGGAGGAGCGGACCTTGGTCTTCTACGAGGCCCCCCACCGCCTGCTGGCGGTGCTCGAGGACCTGCTGGAACTCCTGGGGGATCGCCCGGTGGCCGTGACCCGGGAATTGACCAAGCGCCATGAGGAGCAGGTGGGCCCGACCCTGACGGTTGCCCTGGAGCACTTCCGGCAGCACCCTCCCCAGGGCGAATTCACCCTCGTCCTCGACGGAGCTGAGATCAACGCTGCTGAGCGGCCCAGCGATGCCGATCTACGGAAGCAGCTGCAGGCCTTGGTCAGCGGTGGGCTCAGCAGCAACGATGCCGCTCGCCAACTGGCCCGCAGCACGGGCATCGCCAAACGTGAGCTCTACGCTTTGCTGCATCAAGACGACGACACCCCCTGA